A genomic window from Streptomyces sp. HUAS YS2 includes:
- a CDS encoding class I SAM-dependent methyltransferase — MSDPSAVFARETSTRPSRASLRTAVVWDVLKDSLDRRAKASGKDTLDVLDTGGGSGNFAVPVARLGHRVTVVDPSPNALFALERRAAEAGVADRVTGVQGDIRGLFDVVEREGYDAVLCHGVLEYVDDPAEGVRNAVAALRPAGALSLLAAGLGGAVLARALAGHFNEARHALGDPDGRWGDADPVPRRFTADQLTELAAAAGLEVGAVHGVRVFADLVPGVLVDTEPGALEALLKLEAAAAELPSFHAVATQLHVLGEKRA, encoded by the coding sequence GTGTCGGACCCTTCCGCTGTCTTCGCCCGGGAGACCTCCACGCGCCCGTCGCGTGCCTCCCTGCGTACCGCCGTCGTCTGGGACGTCCTCAAGGACTCCCTCGACCGCCGGGCCAAGGCCTCCGGGAAAGACACCCTCGACGTCCTCGACACCGGCGGCGGCTCCGGCAACTTCGCCGTCCCGGTCGCCCGGCTCGGCCACCGCGTGACCGTCGTCGACCCCAGCCCGAACGCGCTCTTCGCCCTGGAGCGACGGGCCGCCGAGGCGGGGGTCGCCGACCGCGTCACCGGAGTGCAGGGAGACATCCGCGGCCTGTTCGACGTCGTCGAGCGCGAGGGCTACGACGCGGTGCTGTGCCACGGCGTCCTGGAGTACGTCGACGACCCGGCCGAGGGCGTGCGCAACGCGGTGGCCGCGCTGCGGCCCGCCGGCGCGCTCAGCCTGCTCGCCGCCGGGCTCGGCGGGGCGGTCCTCGCCCGGGCCCTCGCCGGCCACTTCAACGAGGCCCGGCACGCGCTCGGTGACCCGGACGGCCGATGGGGCGACGCCGACCCGGTGCCGCGCCGCTTCACCGCCGACCAGCTCACCGAGCTGGCCGCGGCGGCCGGCCTGGAGGTCGGCGCGGTGCACGGCGTCCGGGTCTTCGCCGACCTGGTCCCCGGCGTCCTCGTGGACACCGAGCCGGGCGCGCTGGAGGCCCTGCTGAAGCTGGAGGCGGCGGCCGCCGAGCTGCCGTCCTTCCACGCCGTCGCCACCCAGTTGCACGTGCTCGGCGAGAAGCGCGCCTGA
- a CDS encoding AAA family ATPase, translating to MTTYDERASLSDLTTTAERVRRSVESVIEGKPEVVRLALTVLLAEGHLLIEDVPGVGKTMLAKTLARSVDCSVRRIQFTPDLLPSDITGVSIYDQQRRDFEFKPGAIFAQIVIGDEINRASPKTQSALLESMEERQVTIDGQTYELPSPFMVVATQNPVEMEGTYPLPEAQRDRFMARVSMGYPSPEAELQMLDVHGSVSPLDDLQPVAHAHDIVKLIDAVRTVHVADAVRRYAVDLVAATRNHPDLRLGASPRATLHLLRAAKASAALSGRDYVLPDDLQALAAPVLAHRLLPTAQAQLNRRSADQVVRDILQRTPVPQAAPPAGPLYGQQQPGTRRL from the coding sequence GTGACGACCTATGACGAGCGAGCGAGCCTCTCAGATCTGACCACCACAGCGGAGCGGGTGCGCCGGTCGGTGGAGAGCGTGATCGAGGGCAAGCCCGAGGTCGTACGCCTTGCCCTGACCGTGCTGCTCGCGGAGGGACACCTGCTGATCGAGGACGTCCCCGGCGTCGGCAAGACCATGCTGGCCAAGACGCTGGCGCGGTCCGTGGACTGCTCGGTGCGGCGGATCCAGTTCACGCCGGACCTGCTGCCCTCGGACATCACGGGTGTGTCGATCTACGACCAGCAGCGGCGCGACTTCGAGTTCAAGCCGGGCGCGATCTTCGCGCAGATCGTCATCGGTGACGAGATCAACCGCGCCTCGCCGAAGACCCAGTCGGCCCTCCTGGAGTCCATGGAGGAGCGGCAGGTCACGATCGACGGGCAGACGTACGAGCTGCCCAGCCCGTTCATGGTGGTGGCCACCCAGAACCCGGTGGAGATGGAGGGCACGTACCCGCTGCCCGAGGCGCAGCGGGACCGCTTCATGGCCCGCGTCTCGATGGGGTACCCGAGCCCCGAGGCCGAGCTCCAGATGCTCGACGTGCACGGCTCGGTCTCCCCGCTGGACGACCTCCAGCCGGTGGCGCACGCCCATGACATCGTGAAGCTGATCGACGCGGTCCGCACGGTGCACGTCGCCGACGCGGTGCGCCGGTACGCCGTCGACCTGGTCGCGGCCACCCGCAACCACCCCGATCTGAGACTCGGGGCGTCGCCGCGCGCCACGCTGCACCTGCTCCGCGCCGCCAAGGCGTCCGCCGCGCTCAGCGGCCGCGACTACGTGCTGCCCGACGACCTCCAGGCGCTGGCCGCCCCGGTCCTCGCGCACCGGCTGCTGCCGACCGCGCAGGCCCAGCTGAACCGGCGCAGCGCCGATCAGGTCGTCCGCGACATCCTCCAGCGCACCCCGGTGCCGCAGGCCGCGCCGCCCGCCGGCCCGCTGTACGGCCAGCAGCAGCCCGGCACCCGGCGGCTGTGA
- a CDS encoding septum formation initiator, with the protein MTKQGPLKGRAARLGRFMPSGPSTAARTPFVLLVVVLLGGGLITLLLLNSALNQGSFKLRDLKSRTTELTDEEQALQRDVDDYSAPDALERRARELGMVPGGSPAFLDPDGKVRGERSEASAPPPEPSPTPSGTPPRTPPPAAGKPQPNAQQNTPPNARQDPATLPTAPAPTTSGR; encoded by the coding sequence GTGACGAAGCAGGGGCCACTGAAGGGGCGGGCCGCGCGGCTCGGGCGGTTCATGCCGTCGGGGCCCAGCACCGCGGCCCGGACCCCGTTCGTCCTGCTCGTCGTCGTGCTCCTCGGCGGCGGCCTGATCACCCTGCTGCTGCTGAACTCCGCCCTCAACCAGGGCTCCTTCAAGCTGCGCGACCTCAAGTCCCGCACCACCGAGCTGACCGACGAGGAGCAGGCCCTCCAGCGGGACGTGGACGACTACTCCGCGCCCGACGCGCTGGAGCGCCGGGCCCGCGAGCTGGGCATGGTGCCGGGCGGCAGCCCCGCCTTCCTGGACCCGGACGGCAAGGTCCGCGGTGAGCGCTCGGAGGCGTCCGCCCCGCCGCCGGAACCCTCCCCGACGCCCAGCGGCACCCCGCCGCGCACGCCCCCGCCCGCCGCCGGCAAGCCGCAGCCGAACGCCCAGCAGAACACCCCGCCGAACGCTCGGCAGGACCCCGCGACACTCCCGACCGCGCCCGCCCCGACGACCTCCGGCAGGTGA
- a CDS encoding penicillin-binding protein 2 — protein sequence MPPKEPPRRRVPGPARPRTPSAAPRPAARRPARPAARPASRPRPRARTIKLGSPRPRLRLVSLGLTLVMLAFVVRLLQVQAVDAAAYAAKAEKHRYQEYTLSADRGEITDRAGIALAASVDAYDITADPKLFTPEESKRPDAPEQAAALLAPLLGKEPAELAKKLRTPKSRYALLARRQTPQVWNQIKDLKKVYAQKSRPSQGGNGINLLGGILSEPSTKRVYPNGELAAGILGYVNAEGRGAGGLESMLDKELAGKDGKIRYAQSGGREVPTAGSRGTPAVPGDDIELTIDRDIQWAAQQAITAQVKKSRADRGYVIVQDTKTGEVLAMANAPGFDPNDLSQANSAAMGNAALQDAYEPGSTSKVMSMAAVLEEGAAAADTHVTVPNRLHRGDRLFKDDIDHETWYLTLSGVLAKSSNIGTILATGQLGDTQAESNKVLHSYLRKFGIGSPTGLGYPGETPGILAPPQKWSTSQQYTIPFGQGLSINAMQATSVYSTIANGGVRIEPTLVRGTKGPDGRFTPSAEPKQTRVVSEKTAKTLAQMLESVVGDEEGTGTKAAIPGYRVAGKTGTANRVDPELGRYNGYTASFAGFAPADKPRITVYCAIQNPTKGSHFGGQICGPIYKQVMEFALKTLHVAPTGAEPPRLPVAFKP from the coding sequence GTGCCCCCCAAGGAACCCCCGCGCCGCCGGGTCCCCGGCCCCGCGCGCCCCCGGACCCCGTCCGCCGCGCCCCGCCCGGCCGCCCGCCGCCCGGCCCGCCCCGCCGCCCGCCCCGCGTCCCGGCCGCGGCCGAGGGCGCGCACCATCAAGCTCGGCAGCCCGCGGCCCCGGCTCCGCCTCGTCTCGCTCGGCCTGACCCTCGTCATGCTGGCCTTCGTGGTCCGGCTGCTCCAGGTCCAGGCCGTCGACGCAGCCGCGTACGCGGCCAAGGCCGAGAAGCACCGCTACCAGGAGTACACGCTCTCCGCAGACCGCGGCGAGATCACCGACCGGGCCGGCATCGCGCTCGCCGCCAGCGTCGACGCGTACGACATCACCGCCGACCCGAAGCTCTTCACGCCCGAGGAGAGCAAGCGCCCCGACGCCCCCGAGCAGGCCGCCGCGCTCCTCGCGCCGCTGCTCGGCAAGGAGCCCGCCGAACTCGCCAAGAAGCTGCGCACCCCCAAGTCCCGCTACGCGCTGCTCGCCCGCCGGCAGACCCCTCAGGTCTGGAACCAGATCAAGGACCTGAAGAAGGTCTACGCCCAGAAGTCCCGGCCCTCCCAGGGCGGCAACGGGATCAACCTGCTCGGCGGCATCCTCAGCGAGCCCAGCACCAAGCGCGTGTACCCGAACGGCGAACTCGCCGCCGGGATACTGGGGTACGTCAACGCCGAGGGCCGCGGTGCGGGCGGCCTGGAGTCCATGCTCGACAAGGAGCTGGCCGGCAAGGACGGCAAGATTCGCTACGCCCAGTCCGGCGGCCGCGAGGTCCCGACCGCCGGCTCCCGCGGCACCCCGGCCGTGCCCGGCGACGACATCGAGCTGACGATCGACCGGGACATCCAGTGGGCCGCCCAGCAGGCCATCACCGCGCAGGTGAAGAAGTCCCGGGCGGACCGCGGCTACGTGATAGTGCAGGACACGAAGACCGGCGAGGTGCTGGCCATGGCCAACGCCCCCGGCTTCGACCCGAACGACCTCAGCCAGGCCAACTCAGCCGCCATGGGCAACGCCGCCCTCCAGGACGCGTACGAGCCCGGCTCCACCAGCAAGGTCATGTCCATGGCCGCCGTGCTCGAGGAGGGCGCGGCCGCCGCCGACACCCACGTCACCGTCCCCAACCGGCTGCACCGCGGCGACCGGCTCTTCAAGGACGACATCGACCACGAAACCTGGTACCTGACCCTGAGCGGCGTCCTCGCCAAGTCCAGCAACATCGGCACCATCCTGGCCACCGGCCAGCTCGGGGACACCCAGGCCGAGTCGAACAAGGTCCTCCACTCGTACCTGCGCAAGTTCGGCATCGGCAGCCCGACCGGGCTCGGCTACCCCGGCGAGACCCCCGGCATCCTCGCCCCGCCGCAGAAGTGGTCGACCTCGCAGCAGTACACGATCCCGTTCGGCCAGGGCCTGTCCATCAACGCGATGCAGGCCACCTCCGTCTACTCGACCATCGCCAACGGCGGGGTCCGGATCGAGCCGACGCTGGTCCGCGGCACCAAGGGGCCCGACGGGCGGTTCACCCCGTCCGCCGAGCCCAAGCAGACCCGGGTGGTCAGCGAGAAGACCGCGAAGACCCTCGCGCAGATGCTGGAGTCCGTGGTCGGCGACGAGGAGGGCACCGGCACCAAGGCCGCCATCCCCGGCTACCGCGTCGCCGGCAAGACCGGAACGGCCAACCGGGTCGACCCCGAACTCGGCCGCTACAACGGCTACACGGCCTCCTTCGCCGGCTTCGCCCCCGCCGACAAGCCCCGCATCACGGTCTACTGCGCCATCCAGAACCCGACCAAGGGCAGTCACTTCGGCGGCCAGATCTGCGGCCCCATCTACAAGCAGGTCATGGAGTTCGCCCTCAAGACCCTGCACGTCGCCCCGACCGGCGCCGAACCGCCCCGGCTTCCGGTCGCCTTCAAGCCCTGA
- a CDS encoding DUF58 domain-containing protein, protein MAAAGPAAATDGAPGGERPDTGRKAEDRGGLRAAFAGLTTRGRSFLAAGVAAGVCAYVLGQGDLLRVGLLLAVLPLICVLVLHRTRYRVAGSRRLTPVRVPAGAEARVHLRMDNVSRLPTGLLMLQDHVPYMLGPRPRFVLDRVEPGGRREVSYKVRSDLRGRFPLGPLQLRLTDPFGMCELTRSFSAYDTLTVVPRTEPLPPVRLAGESAGYGDGRQRSVALAGDDDVIPRTYRYGDDLRRVHWRSTARYGELMVRREEQPQRSRCTVLLDTRRIAFQGAGPESAFEWAVSGAASALVHMLERGYSVRLLTDDGTAVPGESGEGFAGSSTESAETAGLMMDTLAVVDHSEGAGLSRAYDVLRGGDEGLLIAFLGDLDEEQATLAARLRHRSGAAVAFVLDSGEWLTGGAVSGAVERRLRTLREAGWTALPVRPGESLAALWQQAGGAARTGAGAHDPGTYGSGTHGSRAADAGTTNHPGVRS, encoded by the coding sequence ATGGCGGCCGCCGGACCCGCCGCCGCGACGGACGGCGCTCCGGGCGGCGAGCGGCCGGACACCGGGCGAAAGGCGGAGGACCGGGGCGGCCTGCGGGCCGCGTTCGCCGGTCTGACCACCCGTGGCCGGTCGTTCCTGGCCGCCGGGGTCGCCGCGGGCGTCTGCGCGTACGTGCTCGGCCAGGGCGACCTGCTCCGCGTCGGCCTGCTGCTCGCCGTCCTGCCGCTGATCTGCGTCCTCGTGCTGCACCGGACCCGCTACCGGGTCGCCGGCAGCCGCCGGCTGACCCCGGTCCGGGTGCCCGCGGGCGCCGAGGCCCGGGTGCACCTGCGGATGGACAACGTCTCCCGGCTGCCCACCGGGCTGCTCATGCTCCAGGACCACGTGCCGTACATGCTCGGGCCGCGGCCCCGGTTCGTGCTGGACCGGGTCGAGCCGGGCGGCCGACGGGAGGTCTCGTACAAGGTCCGCTCGGACCTGCGCGGGCGCTTTCCGCTGGGACCGCTGCAGCTGCGGCTCACCGACCCGTTCGGGATGTGCGAGCTGACCCGCTCGTTCAGCGCGTACGACACCCTCACGGTCGTCCCCCGCACCGAGCCGCTGCCGCCGGTGCGGCTCGCGGGCGAGTCGGCCGGGTACGGCGACGGCCGGCAGCGCTCGGTGGCGCTGGCCGGCGACGACGACGTCATCCCGCGCACCTACCGCTACGGCGACGACCTGCGCCGGGTCCACTGGCGCTCCACGGCCCGCTACGGCGAGCTGATGGTGCGCCGCGAGGAGCAGCCGCAGCGGTCCCGCTGCACGGTGCTGCTCGACACCCGCCGGATCGCCTTCCAGGGCGCCGGTCCGGAGTCGGCCTTCGAGTGGGCGGTCTCCGGTGCGGCGTCCGCGTTGGTGCACATGCTGGAGCGGGGCTACTCGGTCCGGCTGCTCACCGACGACGGCACGGCCGTGCCGGGCGAATCGGGCGAGGGCTTCGCCGGTTCGTCGACGGAGTCCGCCGAGACGGCGGGCCTGATGATGGATACCCTCGCGGTCGTCGACCACTCCGAAGGGGCCGGTCTCTCGCGCGCGTACGACGTGCTGCGTGGCGGCGACGAGGGGCTGCTGATCGCCTTCCTGGGCGACCTCGACGAGGAGCAGGCGACGCTGGCCGCCCGGCTGCGGCACCGCAGTGGCGCGGCGGTCGCCTTCGTCCTGGACAGCGGCGAGTGGCTGACCGGTGGTGCGGTGAGCGGCGCCGTCGAGCGCCGGCTGCGCACACTGCGCGAGGCCGGCTGGACGGCGCTGCCGGTGCGGCCCGGCGAATCGCTCGCCGCGCTGTGGCAGCAGGCCGGTGGCGCGGCCCGGACCGGGGCGGGCGCCCACGACCCCGGCACGTACGGCTCCGGCACGCACGGCTCCCGCGCCGCGGACGCCGGTACGACGAACCACCCGGGGGTACGGTCATGA
- the rsmH gene encoding 16S rRNA (cytosine(1402)-N(4))-methyltransferase RsmH, producing the protein MSNDRHVPVMLQRCLDMLAPALQRPGAVVVDCTLGLGGHSEELLRQFPEVRLIALDRDKEALRLSGERLAPYGERATLVHAVYDELPEVLDRLGVPRVDGVLFDLGVSSMQLDEADRGFAYAQDAPLDMRMDQTTGISAAEVLNTYPAGELVRILRAYGEEKQAKRIVSAIVREREKEPFSNSARLVELIRDALPQAAKRTGGNPAKRTFQALRIEVNRELEAVENAIPAAVKAVRVGGRVVVLSYQSLEDRIVKQVFAAGAANTAPPGLPVIPEQYQPRLKLLTRGAELPTEQEIAENRRAAPARLRGAERIREDEPS; encoded by the coding sequence TTGAGCAACGACCGACACGTCCCGGTGATGCTCCAGCGGTGCCTGGACATGTTGGCCCCCGCACTGCAACGGCCGGGCGCGGTCGTCGTCGACTGCACGCTCGGGCTCGGCGGACACAGCGAGGAGCTGCTGCGGCAGTTCCCCGAGGTGCGGCTGATCGCCCTGGACCGGGACAAGGAGGCGCTGCGCCTCTCCGGCGAGCGGCTCGCCCCGTACGGCGAACGCGCCACCCTCGTGCACGCGGTGTACGACGAGCTCCCCGAGGTCCTCGACCGGCTCGGCGTCCCGCGCGTCGACGGGGTCCTGTTCGACCTCGGCGTCTCCTCCATGCAGCTGGACGAGGCCGACCGCGGCTTCGCCTACGCGCAGGACGCCCCGCTCGACATGCGCATGGACCAGACGACCGGGATCAGCGCCGCCGAGGTGCTCAACACCTACCCGGCCGGCGAGCTGGTCCGGATCCTGCGGGCGTACGGCGAGGAGAAGCAGGCCAAGCGGATCGTCTCGGCGATCGTGCGGGAGCGCGAGAAGGAGCCGTTCAGCAACAGCGCCCGGCTGGTCGAGCTGATCCGCGACGCGCTGCCGCAGGCCGCCAAGCGCACCGGCGGCAACCCGGCCAAGCGCACCTTCCAGGCCCTGCGCATCGAGGTGAACCGCGAGCTGGAGGCGGTCGAGAACGCGATCCCCGCGGCCGTGAAGGCGGTCCGGGTGGGCGGCCGGGTCGTCGTCCTGTCGTACCAGTCGCTGGAGGACCGGATCGTCAAGCAGGTCTTCGCGGCGGGCGCGGCGAACACCGCGCCGCCCGGCCTGCCGGTGATCCCCGAGCAGTACCAGCCCCGCCTGAAGCTGCTGACCCGTGGCGCCGAGCTGCCCACGGAGCAGGAGATCGCGGAGAACCGACGGGCGGCCCCGGCCCGGCTGCGCGGTGCGGAGCGGATCCGGGAGGACGAGCCTTCGTGA
- a CDS encoding SAV_6107 family HEPN domain-containing protein translates to MASSSAAAAPRRRPGGRPAPSTAGPASDVHPVPRRSTAPPAALDLLAQARAGLDEAATLPVPNERYATAHLAALRTAAAVLAARGRPETNPRRRARIRSAWEVLPEIAPELTEWSALFASGAARRARAEAGITGAATSRDADDLVRDAMMFLRLVERLLVLQPVLPRQPGAGDAVG, encoded by the coding sequence ATGGCCAGTTCCTCCGCAGCAGCCGCACCCCGGCGCCGCCCTGGAGGCCGCCCTGCCCCCTCGACCGCCGGTCCGGCATCCGACGTCCACCCGGTGCCGCGCCGCTCCACCGCGCCGCCCGCCGCCCTCGACCTGCTCGCCCAGGCCCGCGCGGGCCTCGACGAGGCGGCCACGCTCCCCGTGCCCAACGAGCGGTACGCGACCGCCCACCTCGCCGCCCTCCGCACCGCCGCCGCCGTGCTCGCCGCCCGCGGCCGGCCCGAGACCAACCCGCGCCGGCGGGCCAGGATCCGCAGCGCGTGGGAGGTCCTCCCCGAGATAGCCCCCGAACTGACCGAGTGGAGCGCCCTCTTCGCCTCCGGAGCGGCCCGCCGGGCCCGCGCCGAGGCGGGCATCACCGGCGCCGCCACCAGCAGGGACGCCGACGATCTGGTGCGCGACGCGATGATGTTCCTGCGCCTGGTCGAACGCCTGCTGGTGCTCCAGCCGGTGCTGCCGAGGCAGCCGGGGGCGGGCGACGCCGTGGGATGA
- a CDS encoding DUF3040 domain-containing protein, whose translation MPLSEHEQRMLEQMERALYAEDPKFATALEGSGLRTYTRRRVYQAVAGFLVGIALLMTGMVLVQVWLSVIGFLVMLGCAVLAVTGWRKAPKRGEQQAAGGRQPRQRRSMMNRIEERWQRRRDEQQGGGH comes from the coding sequence GTGCCGCTCTCGGAGCACGAGCAGCGAATGCTCGAGCAGATGGAGCGAGCGCTGTACGCCGAAGATCCCAAGTTCGCGACAGCGCTCGAGGGAAGCGGACTGCGTACGTACACCCGGCGACGGGTCTACCAGGCAGTCGCCGGCTTCCTGGTGGGTATCGCGCTCCTCATGACCGGAATGGTGCTCGTTCAGGTCTGGCTCAGCGTGATCGGTTTCCTCGTCATGCTGGGGTGCGCGGTCCTCGCCGTCACCGGTTGGCGCAAGGCGCCCAAGCGCGGTGAACAGCAGGCCGCCGGCGGGCGGCAGCCGCGCCAGCGGCGCTCGATGATGAACCGCATCGAGGAGCGCTGGCAGCGCCGCCGCGACGAGCAGCAGGGCGGCGGGCACTGA
- a CDS encoding carbonic anhydrase has product MSTSAHPSADTADAIRSDGSVTDRLVEANERYAAGFTDPGMDARPVLNVAVVACMDARLDLHAALGLELGDCHTIRNAGGVVTDDVIRSLTISQRALGTRSVVLIHHTGCGLESLTEEFRHELEMEVGQRPAWAVEAFRDVDQDVRQSMQRVRTSPFLLHSDDVRGFVFDVHTGLLREIDPA; this is encoded by the coding sequence ATGTCGACCTCCGCGCACCCCTCAGCCGACACCGCCGACGCCATACGCTCCGACGGGTCCGTCACCGACCGCCTCGTCGAGGCGAACGAGCGCTACGCCGCCGGCTTCACCGACCCCGGCATGGACGCCCGCCCCGTCCTGAACGTCGCCGTCGTCGCCTGCATGGACGCCCGTCTCGACCTGCACGCCGCGCTCGGCCTCGAGCTCGGCGACTGCCACACCATCCGCAACGCGGGCGGCGTGGTCACCGACGACGTGATCCGCTCCCTCACCATCAGCCAGCGCGCCCTCGGCACGCGCAGCGTGGTGCTGATCCACCACACCGGCTGCGGTCTGGAGTCCCTCACCGAGGAGTTCCGGCACGAGCTGGAGATGGAGGTCGGCCAGCGGCCGGCCTGGGCCGTGGAGGCCTTCCGCGACGTCGACCAGGACGTGCGCCAGTCCATGCAGCGGGTGCGGACCTCGCCCTTCCTGCTGCACAGCGACGACGTCCGCGGCTTCGTCTTCGACGTGCACACGGGCCTGCTGCGGGAGATCGACCCGGCGTAG
- a CDS encoding DUF3488 and transglutaminase-like domain-containing protein, translating to MSGRARLTLCAYAATLMAAGALIPLVRPSSWILTAAFLLAVQSGVGALTRRVPLARPLTIAAQAVVTLLALTLVFVREQAVLGLLPGPQAFLGFATLFDAGVADVTRYASPAPATDGIRLMLVTGVLVIGLLVDTLAVTFRVAAPAGLPLLALYSVAAGLTGGGASRLWFLLAATGYLLLLLAEGRDRLSQWGRVFGGVQQPGRAGALESGGTASAPTRTGRRIGVAAMGLALVVPMALPALSGGLLGGAGQGEGQGNGRGGTISAVNPLVSLQDNLNQPEDREVLSYRTTTRDTSDMYLRLVALDQFDGTSWKSSVRKVQDVPRELPGPEGLGDAVDRTGVTANFVASPSYEQKWLPMPYPATRVEIGGRWRYEPAGRMLVGDDKQTTRGVRYTVSSLKVRPTARQLSDAPPAPNGLRREYTKVPAALPPEVATKAREITRGAGNPYEQAVALQDWFARDGGFRYDTEVASGTGVQAISRFLKQKEGFCVHFSFSMAAMARTLGIPARVAVGFTPGTPQPDGRITVGIRDAHAWPELYFEGVGWTRFEPTPTRGTTPAYTRSDVPTGESSGPAEPQESEAAVPSAAPSSSDGCTPQLRRQGECGTEDQAGAVAASDDGMPPLQMALIGLGVAVVLTLPFLPMLWRKRVRAGRLGSAGRAPEDVAARALAAWQEIVDTAWDYGITPDESLTLRRAAARIVRLGHLQGDPADAVHRVARSLEEVLYAPAPRPATAPADEVGVVRTGLAALATRPEHYRALLAPRSSVRVIWAVSARWAAFATRVSTRRDDLLDRWTAAGRRLLRPSRQRG from the coding sequence ATGAGCGGCCGCGCGAGGCTGACGCTGTGCGCGTACGCCGCCACGCTGATGGCGGCGGGCGCGCTGATCCCGCTGGTCCGCCCCTCGTCCTGGATCCTGACGGCGGCGTTCCTGCTGGCCGTGCAGAGCGGTGTCGGCGCGCTGACCCGGCGGGTTCCGCTGGCCCGGCCGCTGACGATCGCCGCGCAGGCCGTCGTCACCCTGCTGGCGCTCACCCTGGTCTTCGTCCGTGAACAGGCGGTGCTCGGCCTCCTGCCGGGCCCGCAGGCGTTCCTGGGCTTCGCCACGCTGTTCGACGCGGGCGTGGCGGACGTGACCCGGTACGCGAGCCCCGCGCCGGCCACCGACGGCATCCGGTTGATGCTGGTCACCGGGGTGCTGGTGATAGGGCTGCTGGTGGACACGCTCGCGGTGACGTTCCGCGTCGCGGCCCCGGCCGGTCTGCCGCTGCTCGCCCTGTACTCGGTCGCCGCCGGACTGACCGGCGGCGGGGCGAGCCGGCTCTGGTTCCTGCTGGCCGCCACCGGCTACCTGCTGCTCCTGCTGGCGGAGGGCCGCGACCGGCTCTCTCAGTGGGGCCGGGTCTTCGGCGGGGTGCAGCAGCCCGGCCGCGCGGGCGCTCTGGAGTCGGGCGGGACGGCGTCGGCGCCGACCCGTACCGGGCGGCGGATCGGTGTGGCCGCGATGGGCCTCGCGCTCGTCGTTCCGATGGCGCTGCCCGCGCTGAGCGGCGGTCTGCTCGGCGGGGCCGGCCAGGGCGAGGGGCAGGGGAACGGGCGCGGCGGGACGATCTCCGCGGTGAACCCGCTGGTGTCCCTGCAGGACAACCTGAACCAGCCCGAGGACCGCGAGGTGCTCAGCTACCGGACCACCACGCGCGACACCTCGGACATGTATCTGCGTCTGGTGGCGCTGGACCAGTTCGACGGGACGTCGTGGAAGTCCTCGGTCCGCAAGGTCCAGGACGTGCCCCGGGAGCTGCCCGGCCCGGAGGGGCTCGGCGACGCCGTCGACCGGACCGGGGTGACCGCCAACTTCGTGGCCTCTCCCTCGTACGAGCAGAAGTGGCTGCCGATGCCGTACCCGGCGACCCGGGTCGAGATCGGCGGGCGCTGGCGGTACGAGCCGGCCGGCCGGATGCTGGTCGGCGACGACAAGCAGACCACCCGGGGCGTGCGGTACACCGTCTCCAGCCTGAAGGTGCGGCCGACGGCCCGGCAGCTGTCGGATGCGCCGCCGGCCCCGAACGGGCTGCGGCGCGAGTACACGAAGGTGCCGGCCGCGCTGCCGCCCGAGGTGGCGACGAAGGCCCGGGAGATCACCAGGGGCGCGGGCAACCCGTACGAGCAGGCGGTCGCGCTGCAGGACTGGTTCGCCCGGGACGGCGGCTTCCGCTACGACACGGAGGTCGCGTCGGGGACGGGCGTGCAGGCCATCAGCCGCTTCCTGAAGCAGAAGGAGGGCTTCTGCGTCCACTTCTCGTTCTCGATGGCGGCGATGGCCCGGACGCTGGGCATCCCGGCGCGGGTCGCGGTCGGCTTCACCCCGGGCACTCCGCAGCCCGACGGGCGGATCACGGTCGGCATACGGGACGCCCACGCGTGGCCCGAGCTGTACTTCGAGGGCGTGGGCTGGACCCGCTTCGAGCCGACGCCGACGCGCGGCACAACGCCGGCGTACACCCGGTCGGACGTCCCGACGGGCGAGAGCAGCGGGCCCGCGGAGCCGCAGGAGAGCGAGGCGGCCGTCCCGTCGGCGGCGCCGAGCAGCTCGGACGGCTGCACGCCGCAGCTGCGGCGGCAGGGCGAGTGCGGCACGGAGGACCAGGCAGGTGCGGTCGCGGCCTCGGACGACGGGATGCCGCCGCTGCAGATGGCACTGATCGGGCTCGGGGTCGCGGTGGTGCTGACACTGCCGTTCCTGCCGATGCTGTGGCGCAAGCGGGTACGGGCCGGACGGCTCGGGTCGGCCGGCCGGGCGCCTGAGGACGTGGCGGCGCGGGCGCTGGCGGCCTGGCAGGAGATCGTCGACACGGCGTGGGACTACGGGATCACGCCGGACGAGTCGCTGACCCTGCGCAGAGCGGCGGCCCGGATCGTCCGCCTCGGGCACCTGCAGGGTGACCCGGCGGACGCGGTGCACCGGGTGGCACGGTCGTTGGAGGAGGTGCTGTACGCCCCCGCCCCGCGGCCGGCCACGGCGCCCGCCGACGAGGTGGGGGTCGTACGGACCGGGCTCGCCGCCCTGGCGACCCGCCCGGAGCACTACCGTGCGCTGCTGGCGCCGCGTTCGTCCGTCAGGGTGATCTGGGCGGTCTCGGCCCGCTGGGCGGCGTTCGCCACCCGGGTGTCGACCCGGCGGGACGACCTGCTGGACCGCTGGACGGCGGCGGGCCGCCGACTGCTGCGCCCGTCCCGGCAGCGCGGCTGA